In one window of Miscanthus floridulus cultivar M001 chromosome 12, ASM1932011v1, whole genome shotgun sequence DNA:
- the LOC136497697 gene encoding ubiquitin-conjugating enzyme E2 variant 1C-like isoform X1, whose product MLKARAGRSPPTQVIWLADRAACIVLLLRPPLRPAAMTMGSAASDTVVVPRNFRLLEELERGEKGIGDGSVSYGMDDGDDIVMRSWTGTIIGPLNCVHEGRIYQLKLVCDKDYPDKPPAVRFHSRINLACVHPDTGVVEADKLPTLREWRREYTMEHLLTQLKKEMAAPHSRRLPQPPEGTFFFSD is encoded by the exons ATGCTCAAAGCACGAGCCGGCCGTTCCCCGCCCACCCAAGTTATTTGGCTCGCCGATCGAGCTGCTTGCATTGTGCTTCTCCTCCGTCCTCCGCTCCGGCCGGCCGCCATGACTATGGGCTCCGCCGCCTCCGACACCGTCGTCG TGCCCCGCAACTTCCGGCTGCTGGAGGAGCTGGAGCGCGGGGAGAAGGGCATCGGCGACGGCAGCGTCAGCTACGGCATGGACGACGGCGACGACATCGTCATGCGCTCATGGACCGGGACCATCATAGGCCCGCTCAAC TGCGTGCACGAGGGTCGCATCTACCAGCTGAAGCTGGTGTGCGACAAGGACTACCCCGACAAGCCGCCGGCCGTGCGGTTCCACTCCCGGATCAACCTCGCCTGCGTCCACCCGGACACCGGGGTGGTGGAAGCCGACAAGCTGCCGACGCTGCGGGAGTGGCGGCGGGAGTACACGATGGAGCACCTCCTGACGCAGCTCAAGAAGGAGATGGCCGCGCCGCACAGCCGCAGGCTGCCCCAGCCCCCCGAaggcaccttcttcttctccgactAA
- the LOC136497697 gene encoding ubiquitin-conjugating enzyme E2 variant 1C-like isoform X2: protein MDDGDDIVMRSWTGTIIGPLNCVHEGRIYQLKLVCDKDYPDKPPAVRFHSRINLACVHPDTGVVEADKLPTLREWRREYTMEHLLTQLKKEMAAPHSRRLPQPPEGTFFFSD from the exons ATGGACGACGGCGACGACATCGTCATGCGCTCATGGACCGGGACCATCATAGGCCCGCTCAAC TGCGTGCACGAGGGTCGCATCTACCAGCTGAAGCTGGTGTGCGACAAGGACTACCCCGACAAGCCGCCGGCCGTGCGGTTCCACTCCCGGATCAACCTCGCCTGCGTCCACCCGGACACCGGGGTGGTGGAAGCCGACAAGCTGCCGACGCTGCGGGAGTGGCGGCGGGAGTACACGATGGAGCACCTCCTGACGCAGCTCAAGAAGGAGATGGCCGCGCCGCACAGCCGCAGGCTGCCCCAGCCCCCCGAaggcaccttcttcttctccgactAA
- the LOC136497106 gene encoding probable CCR4-associated factor 1 homolog 11 — protein sequence MPSVEVGGAGGWRPKHLHQQYQPKHLHQQYQPQQPPPHPHPPPQPLEIREVWADNVEREFKLIRAAIERFPYVSMDTEFPGVIHHPPPSVHHSALTPSQRYTLLKSNVDALHLIQVGLAFAASPSSPPALAFQINLREFDPRVHRHAPDSVRLLAASGVDLAAHRARGLSARAFAALLMSSGLVCNPDVAWVTFCSAYDFAYLVKVLMGRKLPRALPEFLRYVRVYFGAAVYDVKHMARVACDSYGEVALLGGLERVAGALRVRRAAGRGHQAASDSVLTWDTFREMARLYFPKEGSLDVCAGVLYGLELRDGGDATTKPAKCALRC from the coding sequence ATGCCTTCAGTCGAGGTGGGCGGCGCCGGCGGGTGGAGGCCGAAGCACCTCCATCAGCAGTACCAGCCGAAGCACCTCCATCAGCAGTACCAGCCGCAGCAGCCTCCGCCCCATCCCcacccgccgccgcagccgctggAGATCCGGGAGGTATGGGCGGACAACGTGGAGCGCGAATTCAAGCTAATCCGCGCGGCCATCGAGCGGTTCCCCTACGTGTCCATGGACACGGAGTTCCCGGGCGTGATCCACCACCCACCCCCTTCCGTCCACCACTCCGCGCTCACCCCGTCCCAGCGCTACACCCTCCTCAAGTCCAACGTCGACGCGCTGCACCTGATCCAGGTCGGGCTGGCCTTCGCGGCGTCCCCGTCGTCCCCGCCGGCGCTCGCGTTCCAGATCAACCTCCGCGAGTTCGACCCGCGCGTGCACCGCCACGCGCCGGACTCCGTCCGCCTGCTCGCCGCCAGCGGCGTCGACCTCGCCGCGCACCGCGCCAGGGGGCTGTCCGCGCGCGCCTTCGCCGCGCTGCTCATGTCGTCGGGGCTCGTCTGCAACCCCGACGTGGCGTGGGTCACCTTCTGCTCCGCCTACGACTTCGCGTACCTCGTCAAGGTGCTCATGGGACGGAAGCTGCCGCGCGCGCTCCCGGAGTTCCTGCGGTACGTCCGGGTGTACTTCGGCGCCGCCGTGTACGACGTCAAGCACATGGCCAGGGTCGCCTGTGACTCCTACGGCGAGGTCGCGCTGCTCGGCGGGCTCGAGCGCGTCGCCGGTGCCCTCCGGGTGCGCCGCGCCGCCGGACGGGGACACCAGGCCGCGTCCGACAGCGTGCTCACGTGGGACACCTTCCGGGAGATGGCTAGGCTCTACTTCCCCAAGGAAGGCAGCCTGGACGTGTGCGCCGGCGTGCTCTACGGCCTCGAGCTCCGCGACGGCGGCGACGCCACTACCAAGCCGGCTAAGTGCGCGCTGCGCTGCTGA